The Ignavibacteriota bacterium region AATTGTGTTGGATAAATTGTATTGGAATTAAAATAATCATATCTTAGTCCAAAGTTTATAACCAAATCTTCATATTCCATTTTATCTTGAATATAAGCCGAATATTCAAATGGTTTTTTATTATAATTATCTGAAGTTACAGCTGTTGATAATATTTCAGGTTCATACTCATTAAAAACTATTTTATTAGTTAGTGAATCGTAATGGTAATAATCTTGATCTGCCGATCCATATTTTATATCTCTCACAATTACAGTAGATTTTGCCAAATCATGACGCGAATAATCAAATCCTGTTTTAATAGAATGATTTGTATTGACCTGCCAAGTTAGGTCGTATTTAATATTTATATCATTAAGCTCAACTCCATTATAACCTTTATCCTGTCCGCCTGTAATAAATCCACCGCCGGATGTGCCGTAATTATCAGCAATGTATCTTGGATCAAATGGATCTTTGTAAAGATAATTATCGCTTAAGGAATGTCTATAAGAAAACTTTAAATCATGGAACATACTATTTGTAATAATATGATTTAGCTGGAATAAATAAAAATCACTGTCTTCATAATAAGTTCTTCTTCCGGTAGGTTTATATTTGTAAGCATAATCGCCTCCTCCAAATCTTTGGTGTTCACTATAATTCTTTGAATACATTGTTGAGAATTTAATGCTTGTAAAGGGTTTAATTGTAATTTTCCCCATTACGGAATATTCATTCATCCAATTTGTTGGAATATAAGAATTATCACCGGTGTGTTCGGAATAATATGTTCCGCCGTTTATAACCGCGTCCCATGGAGTTGATTTTCCATTTAGTATATTTGAGTGAGTAAAATCGGTATAATTATCTACTTGAAATCTATTGATACCATTTAAATATCCTTCATTATCCTGAAATCTAAAATTTGTAAAGAAAGTTACGGCATCTCCATAAATCGGACCTTCCAATTGGAGTTTATAATCTTGATTTCTTGTTATATCAGTGGTTTTTAATCCGTAAAAAATATCTGTGTTAGAGGTATAATAATTTGATAGAGCTGAAGAAATACTGCCATGAAATTTATTGCTTCCTTCTTTTGTAACAATGTTAACAATACCGCTCATGGCTTTACCGTATTCAGCATTGAAAGTTCCGGTTATTACTTCCATATCCTGAACCGCTTCTGTTTCAATTTCTATCTTATAATTGTCCTTAGTATAACTATCTGAAATAGATACACCGTCAACCATATATGAAACTTCGGTATTTCTTCCACCACGAAAATGACCTTGCACAACTCCTGCTTGAAGATTAACAACATCACCTATATTTTCAACGGGAAGCATTTTTATATTCTCCCCGGATATATTCTTTATGGAACTTGTTTGGTCTTTTTTTTCTGAGCTTGCGTCAACCGAAACAACTATTTCATCAAGTGCAACGTCCTTTGCGGATAATTCAGCGGTTAAGTTTGTTGTTCTGTTTACAGATACTTCTAGGTCTTTAAATATTAAATCAGCGTAGCCAACCATTGAAACCTTAAGGTTATATTTACCTGGAGAAATATTTATAATATAAAATTCTCCTTCGATATTGGTAGCTGCACCGAAGTTAGTATTTGGAATAATAACATTTGCGCCAAGCAACGGTTCACCTGTTGATTTTTCAATAACTTTGCCTGCAATTTTACCCGTTGTTTGAGCATAAACTATTCCCGAGCATAAAATTATTATTGATAAAATATTAAGTATTTTCCGAAATTTTGAATTCATCGTTTTACCTTAATTTTTCGATTAAGTTTGATGTATTAAATAATTAATAAACACTTTTTTCATTTTTGGACCTTGTTTCTGTCCGGTATATCCATCTATAATCTCTATATCATAATTAATCCCTTTTTGGTAATATCCTATCCAATATGGATAAAGAAAAGTTTTAACATAAGAGATTTCTATTATTGGAATTTCAAGCCCTTTGCTTTTCATATATAGTATTTCATTTATAATAAATCTTTTAACAATAGTTTCGGCTTCTTTTACATTTATAGCACAATTGCAAATCTTATCGTTTATATTTTGAGTACAAGTACTACTGTTCACAATTGCACATTCACCATAAAAAGAATCTATCGCTATTGGAATGATATCAGTTTTATTATTCATTTTTATCGAGCAATCAAATTGGTAGTAAGGCAGAAACATTTTCTCCGATTTGCAAATAGAAACAGGCTTACGAAAAAGATAATATTTCTTCGATAAGAATTTTTTTGCTGAGTTAAAATCAATTTGATTATTTGTATTCATTTTAATTTAAAAATATTGATAAACTGAAATAACTATTACGCAAAGCAGTATTATCCAAAATTTAAGATTCCGCCAAATCTTCATATTTGCCGCTCCAGCATAAATGTAACTTTTCTTCATTATTAGAGCAAAAATGAGAGGAATCACAAAAGTAAATGAAACTATTGCTTTTGCAAATCCAATGCTTATTCCATTTAACCAATCAAAGTTTAACATAATTTTTATATACGATTTTTAATAGCTTCTTGTAATTGTTGATCATTTAAAACTAACCCGTAAACCAATCCTCTTAAATTTTCTACCGTATGTGGTTTGGTAAATAAACTTATAATAATTGTTGATATTATTGTACCGACAAAACTCCACCATGATATATATAAGAAAGGTTCGGAAATGGTAAACAGATAATCTTTATATATGTACATTAACGCCGATAAACAAATCCCCGTAACTAAACCGAATA contains the following coding sequences:
- a CDS encoding TonB-dependent receptor, with the protein product MNSKFRKILNILSIIILCSGIVYAQTTGKIAGKVIEKSTGEPLLGANVIIPNTNFGAATNIEGEFYIINISPGKYNLKVSMVGYADLIFKDLEVSVNRTTNLTAELSAKDVALDEIVVSVDASSEKKDQTSSIKNISGENIKMLPVENIGDVVNLQAGVVQGHFRGGRNTEVSYMVDGVSISDSYTKDNYKIEIETEAVQDMEVITGTFNAEYGKAMSGIVNIVTKEGSNKFHGSISSALSNYYTSNTDIFYGLKTTDITRNQDYKLQLEGPIYGDAVTFFTNFRFQDNEGYLNGINRFQVDNYTDFTHSNILNGKSTPWDAVINGGTYYSEHTGDNSYIPTNWMNEYSVMGKITIKPFTSIKFSTMYSKNYSEHQRFGGGDYAYKYKPTGRRTYYEDSDFYLFQLNHIITNSMFHDLKFSYRHSLSDNYLYKDPFDPRYIADNYGTSGGGFITGGQDKGYNGVELNDINIKYDLTWQVNTNHSIKTGFDYSRHDLAKSTVIVRDIKYGSADQDYYHYDSLTNKIVFNEYEPEILSTAVTSDNYNKKPFEYSAYIQDKMEYEDLVINFGLRYDYFNSNTIYPTQLRNPANQLSYPSNPERMSEYPMAESKKQISPRFGLSYTLGSAAVLHFSYGHFFQMPPLFALYQNSRFLIPTGNFETVLGNPNLNPEKTVQYEMGLWYELQKNLGMEVSVFYRDIYDLLTAVVVTTYNQVKYGYYSNKDYGNVKGMELKFDYTFDEFTVFLNYTLQYTRGISDNPTSTFTRAGQNMDEISKLIALEWDQRHTLNLSVNYAHDNFGMNLTGTYNSGIAYTYKPISESPLSKQTLFPNNQHRPATFDLSLKGYYDFTLSEHYKLRLFANIYNVLDRLNEVLVNEITGRAYTTILTESEKATFKSNYNDYYDTAHDPSMFSAPREIKIGIGLFF